Sequence from the Deltaproteobacteria bacterium genome:
CGTTTCTGCCGGGTCAAGACCAGCCTTCAGGATTCCTTCGAAGCGGCCGCATAAAGGGCCTCGGTCACCTTGTGGGATGCCTGCTGGAGGGCTTCGTAGGCGGATTTCAGCTTCATCGCATCGCCCGTATCCCGGGCCGCCTGGAGCATGCTGATCAGTTCCTTCAGATGGGAAGCGTCCGAGGGATCGAGGATATCCCCCGCCTCGTTCACCAGCTTGTCGGCCTGGTACAGCAGGCCGTCGGCCTCGTTCTTCATCTCGATGAACTTCACCCGCTCTTCGTCGCTCGCCCTGGCCTTCTCGGCCTCGGAGACGAGATTGCTGATTTCGTCGGCGCTCAGGCCCGAGGCAGCGGTAATCCGGATCGACTGTTTCTTGCCGGTCCCGAGATCAGCCGCCGACACCTGCACGATGCCGTTGGCATCGATATCGAATGCCACCTCGATCTGGGGAACGCCGCGCGGGGCGGGCGGAATGCCTACCAGCTCGAAATTACCCAGGAGCTTGTTGTCGGCGGCGAGGGGCCGCTCGCCCTGGAAAACCTTGACCGTCACGACGGGCTGGTTGTCCTGCGCGGTCGAGAAGACCTGCGATTTCCGGGTCGGAATGGTGGTGTTCTTCTCGATGATCTTGGTGAATACGCCACCGGCGGTCTCGACGCCCAGCGACAGCGGGGTCACGTCCAGCAGAAGCACGTCCTTTACCGCGCCGGTGAGTATCGCTCCCTGAATCGCCGCCCCAATGGCAACAGCCTCATCGGGATTGACGCTCCGGTTCGGTTCCTTGCCGAATATCTCCTTGACCTTGGCCTGGACCTTCGGCATCCGGGTCATGCCGCCCACGAGCAGCACTGTGTCGATCTGGGCGGCGGTGAGCCCCGCGTCCTTGATGGCCATTTCGCAGGGGGGAATCAGCCGGTCGATGAGATCGCTGACCATCTTCTCGAACTCGGCACGCTCCAGCGTGTAGTTCATGTGCTTGGGGCCCGACTTGTCGGCGCAGATGAACGGCAGGTTGATGATCGCTTCATTGGCGGTGGAAAGCTCATGCTTGGCCTTTTCGGCCCCTTCCGACAGCCGCTGCAGCGCCATGCGGTCCTTGCGCAAATCAATCCCGGTTTCTTTCTGGAACTTGGCGATGAGCCAGTCGATGATGCGGAGATCGAAATCCTCGCCGCCCAGGAACGTATCGCCATTGGTGGACTTTACATTGAAAACGCCGTCCGACAGTTCGAGAACGGAAATATCGAACGTGCCACCGCCAAGGTCGAACACGGCGACCTTTTCTTCCCTGCCCTGCTTGTCAAGGCCGTAGGCCAGCGCGGCCGCCGTGGGCTCGTTGATCACACGCAGCACATCAAGACCGGAAATCTTGCCCGCATCCTTGGTCGCCTGCCGCTGCGCATCGTTGAAGTAGGCCGGACAGGTGATGACCGCCTTGGAGACTTCCTCCCCGAGATAGTCCTCGGCCGTGGATTTCATCTTCTGGAGCACCATCGCCGAAATCTCGGCAGGTGCATACTGCCGGCCCCGGGCCTCGACCCAGGCGTCCCCGTTGGCATGCTCGATAATCTTGAAAGGCGCGATGTCCTTGGTCTTCTGGACTTCCTGGTCGGTGAAGCGCCGGCCCACGAGCCGCTTCGTCACGTAAATCGTATGTTCGGAGTTGGTGACCGCCTGCCGCTTGGCCACCTGCCCGACAAGCCGTTCACCCGATTCGGTAAAACCGACGATGGAAGGCGTCGTCCGTGCGCCCTCGGAGTTGGCGATCACGACAGGCCCCGAACCCTCCATAATCGCGACGCAGGAGTTCGTCGTCCCCAGATCAATGCCGATAACCTTATCGCCCATTCAAAGGGTTCCTGGCCTCTTCTCCCGCCACATCGCGGGTCATGACGAACTTTCGGACGAAGGGGTATCTGGACCGTTTCCGGATGATACACCATCTCCGTCGGCGGCTACCGTAGCCGCTCCCGCCTGCGGTGCAGGCACCTTGGAAACCCCCACAAGCGCCGGTCTTAGCAGCTTTTCATAGATCATGTATCCTTTTTGATACAAATCAACCACCTGGCTGGGCGGCACGTCGTCCCGCTCGATCTGCTGCATTGCCTGGTGAATGGCCGGGTCAAAGGCCGCACCGATGCCGGGAACCGGCTTGATACCGTATTTCTCGAACGCCTGCTGGAACAGGGTAGCCGTCATCTGGATGCCGGTAAGAAACTGCTGCACGGCCGGATCTTCAGGCAGGTTGCCGGCATGTTCGAGGGCCCGCTGGAAGTTGTCCAGCACCTGAAGCGCCTCGGAGGCGAACTTTTCATGTCCGAACCGGATGAGGTCCAGCCGGTCCTTCTGCGTGCGCTTGCGGAAGTTTTCCTGGTCGGCGAGCGAGCGCTTGTATTTGTCGTCTGCTTCTTTCAGCGCCGCCTGGGCCGCCTCCAGATCCTTCGCCATTGACTCGATCTGGGCTTGCATCGCCTGAACCATGGCGGAATCGGGCGGCGGATCGTCCGCGGCACCGGTACCAGGGACGTCGCCCGTATCGATTTCGACACCCGCCGGCTCGTCTGCGTTCGGCCCGGTCTCGCCTTTGTGCTCGCGGCTGATCCGCTCAACGCTCTGCAGCGCTTCGCGCATCAGTTCTTCAGGATCAACAGTCTTCGACAAGTTCTTGTGCTCCCTGCTTCCCGGACTGCCGGTTCGAAACCGTTTACCAGATTAAATGCGGTCTAGGCCAGTCCCGCATCACCGGCCGCACGCGTCAGCCGCGCCGCCAAATACGTCACCGCCGGCAGGATCCGTTCGTAATCCATCCGGGGAGTACCCAGCACACCCACGATTCCGATCGGATCCGATCCTTCGGGGCCATATCCGGCCACCACGAGTGCCGCCGGAAAACCGTCAATCCCGGTTTCCGAGCCAATGAGCGTCCGCACCCGGCCGTCGCCATCGCGGGCCACCCGCTCCAGAAGCCGCGCCAGCCGGCTCCGCTCCTCCAGCAGCTCCATCACCGCACGGAGCCGCTTCTCGTCGCTGGAAAGCTCCGGGGCCGTCAGCACGCTACTCAGCCCCTCGACGATGAGCCGCCCGCCGGAATCCTCGGCCTCGACGCCCGCCAGCGTCTGCCCGGCGAGCTTCAGTGCCGCCGTCCGGAGCCGGTCGTATTCATCCTGGGCATGGCGGAGCTCCTGCGCCACCCGCTCGCGCAGTTCGGCCAGCGTAAGTCCGTGGAGAATCGAATTAAGATAGTTGTTGAACCGCTCCAGTTCGGCAGTTTCGACTTCCTCCGGGGAAACCAGATGCCGGTGACGAACATCCCCCGACTCGGTGACGATGATGGCCACCAGTTCATTCCGGCGGAGTCTCAGGAACTCGATCCGGCCGAGACGCTCGGCCCTGGCCACCGGCGAGAGCACCAGACCCGCGCAACTGGAAAACATGGCCGCCAGCTTCGATCCCTGCGGCAGGCAGTCGCGGAAACTGGTGGCTCCGGTGAGGCCGGATTCGATGAGCGCGGCATCCCCGTCCTCCAGCCCGGCCGGTTCCATCAGATCCCGCACGAAGACCCTGAAGCCCTCGTCCGTGGGCACCCGGCCGGCCGATGCATGTGGCTGGTGCACAAGGCCATCAGCCGCGAGTTCGCCGAAAATGTTCCGCACCGTGGCGGCCGAGCAGTCCAGCCCGCCGCCCCGGACAATCTCAGACGAGGGCACCGGTTCGCCGCTCCGGACAAACATCTTCACGAGCGTGCCCAGCACCACATGACGCCGGTCGGTTTTCATTCGTCTCGCCATCAACAAATTACCAAATAGTTTCAGGCAGTTGCGTCATCCTTAGGTTAACGCATTCAGTGTAAATCGGACACCGCAAAAGGCAAGCGGACTTAGTCTGCCAAAAGGCCCGCAATCACCCGGTTTGCCAGCAGCACCGACCGGGGCGTAAGCCGCCAGCGGCCAATTCTCAGTTCAACTTCGCCCCGCCCGGCGGCCCGCTCCAGCCTTGGCAGAAGCCCCACCGTCTTTTCAGTCCCAAACTCATGGCTGAGTTCTTCCAGCGAGATTCCCTCGTCCAGCAGCCGCAGGCCGAGGAAAACGGCTTCCTCGAACGCCTCGCTCCGGTCCACCTCGCGCCATTCGGGACAAATCCCGCGAACGGGCGCCAACAGTGATGCCAGTTCCCCCGTTCCTGCCACGCCTTCCACATATTTGCCGTGCCGTTCGAATGGCCGGGGCACGGACCAGCGTAAATCCGGGCTGTGGCCCTCACCCGGCCAGAAGCCGTGCGCCCCGGCGCCAAGGGCAAGATAGGGAACCCGGCGCCAGTAGAGCGAATTGTGCACCGCCTCGTGTCCCGGCAGCGCGAAGTTGGAGATTTCGTAATGGCGGTAACCGGCGGCCGCCAGCAGTTCACGTGCGGCCTCGAAGCAGTCGGCCTGGAAATCGCTGTCTGGCACGCCGAGTTTTCCTTCCTTCTGGAGGCGTCCGAACTCCGTGCCTGTTTCGACCGTAAGTCCGTACATCGAGACATGCAGAGGGCGGTATGCCAGTGCCCGGCGAAGTCCGGCGGCGAACCCTTCCACTGTTTGCCCCGGCAGGCCGTACATGAGATCCAGCGACCAGCTTTCGAGACCGCTCCCGGCAAGCAGTTCGAGCGCCGTTTCGGCCCTGGGAACATCGTGGACCCGGCCCAGCGTTTTCAGCACATCCGGCTGGAACGTCTGTACCCCAAGGCTCACCCGCCCGATGCCCATGCCCCGGTAGCGGGCCAGTTTTTCCCGCGTCAGCGATTCAGGATTCGCCTCCAGCGTCACCTCACGAAGTCCGGAGATATCAATCCACCGGCCGAGGGTGTCCAGAAGCTCCCCGATCAGGAGGGGCTCCACTGCCGAAGGGGTGCCGCCGCCGAGATACAGCGTCTGAAAGCCGCCCGCTCCGGCGGCCGAATCCAGAACCGGTGGAACCAGCAGTCCGGCTTCCCGCCGGAGCCGTCCGAAGTATACGGATTCGGCGCCCTCCGGCAGCGTCCCATCGGGCCACGAGTTGAAGTCGCAGTAGTGACACTTCCGCGCACAGAACGGGATATGGACATAGAGGCCGGGACACCGGCCGGAAGCATCAGGGGACACCGGCATTTCGCGGCCATTGTGGCCATACCGCCGCTAAAAGTCCCGTACCTTCCTTAACTCTTGGACCGATCTCCCCGATGGGCTAGTTTCCTCCTTCAGGCAAGGGAAACCGAGGCACGCCCATGATACCGACCGACCAGCTCAAACACATCGCGTTGTTCAGCGGCTTCACTCACGACGAACTGGAAAAGGTCGCCGCCGTCATGGACCAGAAAACCTGGAAGGACGGCGAGATCATCATCCGTGAGCGTACGATTGGCGAAGGGTTCCACTGCATTGCCAACGGTGAAGTGGCCGTCTGCCGCCGCCAGGGCGAAGAGCTTGAGGTATTCGCGACACTGAAAAAGGGCGAGCATTTCGGCGAGATCAGCCTCGTGGACAAGAAACCGACCACCGCCGACTGCGTGGCCAAGGGCACAACCACGACGCTGTTCCTGAGCCGCATGAAATACCGGTCCCTGATCGACAGCCAGCCAGCCATCGGCGTCAAGTTCCTTGAACACTTCTGCATGTCGCTCTGCGGCCGGCTGCGGGCCACCAATGAGGTCCTGTACGCCGAGAAAAAGATGTCCAAGAAGCTCAAGGAGAGCGCCGGCCGGAGCGTCTAGGGGTCACATTTATTTTCCCTTCGCACCGCCGCCGGATCAGCTACACTTCCCCCGGCAACCGGCCGGACCTTGAAGGCGGCGCGGGGAGAGGTTCATCGAGACCGTGGCATCCGCTAATCCGATCCAGAGCATCCGGACCGAACTGAAGCAGACTTTCATCGAGCGCGAGGAGCTGATCGACGGCACCCTCGCGGCGCTGCTTGCCCGTGAGCATGTGCTCCTGATCGGGCCGCCGGGAACGGCCAAGTCGATGCTCGCCGACGAACTGTGCAAGCGGATCGACGGGGCAGACTATTTCCAGTGGCTGCTGACCAAATTCACGACACCGGAGGAGATCTTCGGACCCATCTCTTTAAAGGCGCTGGAACGGGACGAATACACCCGCATCCCCCGGGACAAGCTGCCGGTGGCGCACGTGGCGTTCCTGGACGAGATCTTCAAGGCGAACAGCTCGATCCTGAACGCACTCCTGTCGCTCATCAACGAGCGCAAGTTCCACAACGGCGACAAGCCGCAGGATGCGCCGCTGATCTCGATGTTCGGAGCCTCCAACGAGCTGCCGGACGAAGAGGAACTGACCGCCCTGTATGACCGCTTCATGCTCCGCTACCTGGTGAAATACCTGGAGGAAGATGCGAACTTCGTCTCGATGCTGGCACTCAAGCAGCCCAAGACGCGGACCCGGATCACGCTGAAGGAGCTCGACGAGATCCAGGATGAAGTGACCGCCATCGATCTGCCGGATCTGGTCATGAACCTGATCCTGACGGTCCGCAACAAGCTGAAGAAGGAGAACATCATCCCCTCCGACCGGCGGTTCCGCAACTCGCTGAACCTGCTCCGGGCGGTGGCCTACATGGAAGGCCGGAGCCACGTCACCGATTCCGACCTGATGATTCTCTGCCACGTCCTGTGGACGACGCCGGATGACATCCCGGTGGTGGAGAACGTCGTCTATGACGTGGCCAATCCCTTTGACCGGAGGGCGGACGAGTTCCTCCAGCAGGCCCAGGAGATCTCGGCCTATGCCCGGCGCGACTGGGCCGACGAGGACGAGCGCACCAAGGCCGGCATCGAGGCCCACACAAAGTTCAAGAAGATCCACTCCCGCATCGGCGATGTGATCAAGCGGGCGAGCCAGGAAGGCCGTTCTCTCGGCAAGATCGAGGATGTCCGCGTCCGGATCGAGCGGATGCACAACGAGATCCTGGAGAACTGCCTCGGACTGGAAGAAGCTCCCTGAAGACCGGAGCGGCCCGGCTGGAGCCAGCGTAAATGGCCTACACGCCCCCCAAGGATGTCGAGCGCGGCGAGTTCCGGCGCCGGAAGAAGACAGCCGCTGAACCACCGGCGCCTGCGGATCTGTCCGTCATCCATTCGGTCGAAAACGATTCCTTCGACCGGGCCATGTTCAGTGAAATGCTCGACGACTCGCCTGTGCTGGCGGACCTGAAGCGCCGGGGCGAAACATTCTTTTCGCCATTCGGGACGCTGCTGCAGGACGTCTTTTCGAGTTTGTACAAATACAACATCCGGCTCTCGGACCCGAAAACGCTCGTTAAGAGCAATCTCCAGAACCGGAGCCTCGTCGAAAGCGCCATGGGCCGTAAGGAGTGGCTCGAACTGCGCAAGTTCACCATCCTGAACGAACCCTCGGCGGCCGTCGCCACCTACAGCCTTGCCAGCGGGATTCTCAGCCAGATCCAGAAGGACATGGCCGAACAGGTCAACGACATGCACGACTCCGAGCAGCGCATGGCCGACCAGCAGGAGGAGATTGAATCGCTGGAAGAACTGCTGGAGAACTACAACGCCTCCCAAGAAATGGAGGAGAAGATCCGCGAGCGGCTGGAGCAGGCCCGCGAGGAAATGAGCGAGAACGCCGAACGGTATGACCAGCAGGTCCAGGATTTCGAGAACGACCCCGCCCGCCAGAGCGCGCTGGAGCGGGCGCTCACCGACGGGTTCGAGCAGGCCCTGAACGATGTGCGCGACTCGCAGGAACTGATGGAAGGTTTCGGCGAGGAAGCCGGCCAGAACCAGCGGATGACGGTGAACCAGCGGCTGCTCCTGGCGAAAAAGCTCCAGACTTCGGACAAGCTGAAGCGGCTTGCCAAGATGGTGGGCAAGTTCAAGCGGCTGGCGCTGGCCGAACAGCGCCGCCGGGTGATGCAGCACCACGAGGAGATGTACGACGTCACCCTGGGTAACGACATCTCCCGTCTCATACCGGCGGAACTGTTCACCCTGCGCCATCCGCTGCTCCGCAAGGATTTCCTGCGCCGGTTCGTGGAAGGAAAGCTCCTCCAGTACAACCTGCGCGGCGACGAGGAGCGGGGAAAGGGCGCCCTCGTCGTCTGCATCGACGGCAGCTACTCGATGGAAGGCGAAAAGGAACTCTGGTCCAAGGCGGTGACGCTCGCCATGCTGGACATTGCCACCCGGCAGAAGCGCAACTTCCGGGCGATTCACTTCGGTTCGAAGAAGGATCCGCTTACGGTGATGGAGTTCCCGAAAAACGAGCTGCGGGAACGGCGGATCGAGAAGGTGGAGCAGCTCGCCGAGTATTTCATCGGCGGCGGCACCGACTTCGAGAAACCCCTCCAGGAAGCGATCTATTCGCTTGAGCGCGACGACAAGCAGCGCGGCGACATCGTGTTCATCACCGATGGCGACTGCGTGGTGTCGTCCCGGTGGCTCGCCGAGTTCCGGCGGATGAAAGAGGACCTGGAAGTGTCGGTCTATTCGATCCTCGTGGACATGGGGATCAATACCCCCGCCACGGTGAAGGAGTTTTCCGACAAGGTGACGACCGTCTCGCGCCTCACCTCAGACGAGGTGAAGGACCTGTTCGCGCAGCTGTAGGCCTTATTCCCACATCCGGACGGGCAGCAGGTTCGCCAGGGCAAACCCGGCAATGAGCGCCCAGGAAAGCACGCGGGCCGGCGTTTCGTCGTCCCGGCGGAACATCATGAACGGCAGGAAACCCATCCACCAGGCAGTGGCCGCCGACAGCCATTCGAGCGGCATCATCATCCGGTAACGGAACAGGGCCATCCCGGCGGCGAGCGCGAACGGCACGGTTCCGTGCAGCACCAGCTCGCGGAACAGGCGGTCCTTTTCCGTCCGGGCCGAACGGCGGGCGGCCAGCTTCAGGGAAAACTGGCAGACAAAGAGTGGTGGCAGCAGCAAGCCGGCCATCAGCGCCGAATAGCCCCACTTCCGTGCCGTCGGCCAGTAGTCGAGAATGGAACCCGTGAGTCCCAGGGCGAGCGCCCCGCAGACGGCGGCAGCGAACAGCACTCCGGCGGCAAGATAACGGAGCCCCGCCCCCCGGATCAGGCATTCGATCTGATGGGCACGGTTGTCCTCGTCCACAGCAAGGAACCACAGCACCGAGAACAGGATGCCCGCCGCCCAGAACTGTGCAAGGACCGGTCCAGCCAGCGCCAGCGGCACATGATCCAGCACCGGCTCCAGCACCACCGACAGGAGCGGCGCCGCCAGCCAGAGGGCGAGGTAGAGCCGCATGCCCAGCTTCAGATACAGGGGGCCGCTGTCTCCGGTGTCTTCGGCGGGGCCGAGTTCATGCTGGATCGCCTCGCTGATCCGTCCGCCGGAAATCCGGACAGCGGTGTGCGGGAAATGCCTTTCCAGCTCCCGGTACAAGAAGGCCAGCCATGCCCACAGCAGTGCCCCGGCGGCTGCCAGAACCCCTGCGATGGTAAGCCCGCTGCCCAGCCAGTCGCGGGCGAACGCCCGCACGTATGCCGGAACGGACGGGGGCTGCGACCGGTGGCCGAGCGAGCGGTCCAGCCAGTCCATCACCGCATGGGACATGCCGGGGTGATACACCTCCATGATGTGCTCACAGCCGGGAAATATCTTCAGGCCCCGCGCCGAGCCGTCCTCAAACCGGCCCACCACCTGTCCAGCTTCGGTAATCATGCCGCCGGAAAACCTTTGCGCCAGTTCCAGCGACCGCTCACGGGAGATGTACTGGTCGTACGCACAGTTGAGGAACAGGTAGTTGGGGACTTTCGCCCAGTCACCATTGCCATTGATCCCGGCAATGGCGACCACCGCCCCGACGTCCGCACCGAGCAGCGCTGCGTCGGTCACGGCATGGCCGCCCATCGAGTGTCCGACGAGCGCGATCCGTGCCGGGTCCACATCCGGGCGGCGGCGGAGCGCCTGTATGGCTGCGAGGATTTCCGGCTTTTCCAGCACCTTGAAACCTTCCGGCTCAAACCGCCGGGGGAACCGCATCGCTCCACCGGTATCGCCGTGCCCTCTCACGTCAATGGCGGCCACCACATAGCCCGATCTCGCCAGCGGAAGGATGTAGTTCGCCTCGTAGAGTTCGTGGCTCGCCATGAAACCGTGGACAAACACCACTCCGGGCAGCCTGCCTCCTCCCACCGGACGGGCATAAACCTGCATGGAAACGTCTAGGCTGCTGCCGTCGCTTTCCCGGACGCTTTCCACGTGATCAACGACTTCAAGGCCCGCATACCGGTTCCACCGGAGGACAAATTGCCCCAGTGCCGCTGCGAACAGCCCGGCAACGACAACGATGGTTTTCGCCCGCGTAGACATAGCGCCAGAACCGGCGGGCCAAGCCTAGCCGGACCGGTGGCAAAGCGGCCAGTAGGGAAATTTTCCCGAACGTATACACTTGCAGGTGATGCACCTGGGTCTTTTTCTCGATTCCGCCGAGCCTTTCCTTGCGAGGGAGCTGCTTGTCCTGCAGGAGCGCGGCGTGCCGGTAACCGTCATGCCGTGCGGGCAGGATGTTTCCGTGCCGGGCCCCGTGGAAGCCGTCTTTCGTGGCGGGATTTCGCTTGATGCGGCCGCCTCGGCGGCCCAGATCATCCAGAACCCGGCGGCCTCCCTGAGGACCATGCTCCGCGCCCGGAACCTGATGAGCACGGCGCGGCGGGAACTGAAGGCGGGTTATCTTGCCCGTGTCGTCCGCCGCCGGGGTGTTTCGCACCTCCACGGTGCGCTTTCAGGGGAGGCAGCCGAACTGGCCGCGATGGTGAGCGCGCTGACCGGCATTCCCTTTTCGTTCACGGCCCACGGAGCCGACCTCTTCATCCACAATCCCGGTCTCAGGGACAAAATCCGCCACGCCACGGCCGTCCGTGCGACGACGGAGTTCGCGGCCCGCGAACTCCGCGAGCGGTTCCCCGCCAACGCCGGCGTGATCCACTGCATCCGGCCGGCCGCCGGAGCGGTGGAAGAGGCGGCAAGCCCGCCGGAAGCAGCGGCGGGGCCACCCTTCCGGATCGCGGCCGGCGGTCCGTTCATCTCCCGCTCCGGGCTGGATCAGGCGATCGAGGCAGCCTGCGATCTCACCCGCCGGGGCCTGGAGATTGATCTGGTGATTGCGGGAACCGGTCCTTTGGCAGGTGACCTGCTCAGGCACGTGGAGCTTCGCCGGGCGGGCGGTTTCGTCCGGATCGAAACATCCGGCGACTATGCCCGCGCACTGGCTGGCGCTGCCGTGGCACTGGCTCCATGCCGCCGGGACCGGCTCGGCGGCATTGACCCCGTGCCGGAGTTTGTTCTGGAAGCCATGCGGCTCGGGGTTCCGGTCGTCTCCACGCGGCTCCCCGGCGTCGATGAACTGATCGAAGACAGCCGGACCGGGCGGCTACTGGAGCCGGACAATGCCCATGAACTGGCGGAAGCCACTGCCGAACTTCTGGCCGATCCGCTGCTCCGGCAGCTCCTCGCACAGGCGGCCCGGCGCGAGCTGGCAAAACGGCATGACTCCGGCCGCCAGGCGGGTCTCCTGCTCGGCCTCTATTCGATGCAGTCTCAGCCGGGCGCAGGCGGTTCCACATAACCCGGAGGGGTGCTGCCGTCGCGGAGGCTCTTGAGCGCCTGGAGCAGTTCGTCCGCCGACTGGAACCGGTCCTCCGGTTTCTTGGCGAGCAGCTTCAGGACGATCCAGGCCATGACGGGTGTAAGATCACTGCGGTGCAGGCGGGGGTCAGGCGGCATGGTGTGATTGTGGTGATAGCCGATGTCGCCTTCGGTGAACGGCGGCCGGTTGCAGAAAAGCTCGAACAGGACCGCACCGAATGAATAGAGGTCGCACCGGGCGTCCAGCTCGCCCCCCCGGACCTGCTCCGGCGCCATGTAGTACGGCGTTCCGGAAATCCGGGTGCGGACCTTGCCCAGCTCGTTCATGGCCCTGGCAAGGCCGAAATCGAGCAGCATCACCTTCTTTTCCGTGGTCCAGAGGAGGTTCGACGGCTTGAGATCCCGGTGAATGAGTTTCCGGCTGTGCGCGTGCGACAGGGCTCCGGCCACCTGCTGCGCGATATTGATGACCCCGGGAACGGATATCTTCTTTTTCCGGAGTACCTTGTCGAACGCCTCGCCCTCGATGAACTCCATGACGATGAAATATCCGCGTTCGTCCTCGCCGCAGTCGTAAACATGGACGATGTTCGGGTGTGAAAGCTGCGCCGTCGCCCTCGCCTCGTCAATGAAGAACTTGGCAGCCTCCGGATGGGACTTGAGGTCCGTCGGCATCATCTTGTAGGCCACTGCCCGGTTCAGCACCGTATCGAACGCCCGGTACACAACCCCCATGCCGCCGGCGCCCACTTCCTTTTCCAGACGGTAACGGCCGGTGCTGCGATTCACCGCCTGAATGTCGAGCTGGGTACGTCCGTCGGGCGGGATGGGGCCGGAAGCCGCTGTCCCGGCACCAGAGGGTGCCACATCGGAAAGCCGGACCGATGCCTCCTGGGATGCAGCCACCCGCTGCCCGCCGGATGGCTGCGGGGAAGCCTCTGCCTGCCGCTGGACGCGGAGCAGCCGGTCCTTCACATCCTTGTAATCGTATGCCTCGGCAACGATCTGCTCGAAAATATCGGCAGCCTTCCTGAACTCGCCTGCCTTCTCCAGCAGCGTCGCCAGCATGTAGTAACTGCCAGAGGTTTCCCGGCTGACCTTGACGCCCTGAAGCGACCGCTCCAGCGAACGGATGCCCATGGCGTGGTCACCCTTGCTCACGAACAGCTCGGCCAGCAGCGTGCGCGAATCGCGGAAATCGGGAGAGTCCTCGGTCACCTGCTGGGCCAGCGAGATCGCCTTGTCCACCCTGCCCTGCTGGAAATGGATCCGGGCCGCCTCCAGCGGCCGGCCCGCCTTTTCCAGCACCGCCGCCTGGCGCGTCACGTCGCCCGCCTGCTGCCACGCGTGGGCGGCCTCCCGGTAGTAGGAGAGCTTTTCAAAGTCCATTGCCGCCCGTTTCCACTCGCCGAGACTGGCCCAGAGCTCTGCGGCCCTGGCGAAATCCCCCGCCTTTTCGAAATTTTCCGCCGCTTTCTCCGGTTGCTGAAGCTGTACGTAGATTTCGCCGGCCTGCAGTTCCTCACCGGCCTCGGCATACCAGCGGGCAGCTTCGATCAGTTCGCCCCGCTTGTCGGCACCCGTTGCGCGCTGGAGGGCGGCCGCCTGCTTCTCGCCGAGCCTGTCGTAAATGCCGGCTGCGGCCTCGTGCTCGCCTCCCTGGGCGCAGGCTTCGGCAAGCGCCGCCGTGGGCTTCACCTTCCCCTCGGATGCGATTTGCGCGGCGAGCCTGAACAGATCGAACTTGAGGGCGAGGTCCACACCCTGCTGATGAAGGTTGTTCTGCATGTAAACCTTGCAGATTCGTTTCACCGTTGTGACTGTATCGGCAGGAAACGGCGACCCGGGGATGTGGCCGGTCAGCTGCTTGCGGAGATCGGTTTCGAGTTCCTTCGCCTGCTTGACGGAAAGCGTCTTGGACGTCTTGAGCGCAACGGAAGCCATCGTCTCAAGGCCTGCCTTGCGATAATCGTCCGCCGCCTCATGGGTGAGATTGGCCTTCTCCAGAACCTCTGCCGCCCGCAGGTGATCACCC
This genomic interval carries:
- a CDS encoding protein kinase, translating into MDAIIRQLDSPVARLALVVVVLLFIVRKILGALSSGGKGNFRKQIRKEIRTAIKIGNYQNAGMLMEQLEEYDEAISLYKKHGLYGDAARLLLKRDKLEQARKLLTDNSLWKDLGELLKDRDPRGSAAAFRKAGDHLRAAEVLEKANLTHEAADDYRKAGLETMASVALKTSKTLSVKQAKELETDLRKQLTGHIPGSPFPADTVTTVKRICKVYMQNNLHQQGVDLALKFDLFRLAAQIASEGKVKPTAALAEACAQGGEHEAAAGIYDRLGEKQAAALQRATGADKRGELIEAARWYAEAGEELQAGEIYVQLQQPEKAAENFEKAGDFARAAELWASLGEWKRAAMDFEKLSYYREAAHAWQQAGDVTRQAAVLEKAGRPLEAARIHFQQGRVDKAISLAQQVTEDSPDFRDSRTLLAELFVSKGDHAMGIRSLERSLQGVKVSRETSGSYYMLATLLEKAGEFRKAADIFEQIVAEAYDYKDVKDRLLRVQRQAEASPQPSGGQRVAASQEASVRLSDVAPSGAGTAASGPIPPDGRTQLDIQAVNRSTGRYRLEKEVGAGGMGVVYRAFDTVLNRAVAYKMMPTDLKSHPEAAKFFIDEARATAQLSHPNIVHVYDCGEDERGYFIVMEFIEGEAFDKVLRKKKISVPGVINIAQQVAGALSHAHSRKLIHRDLKPSNLLWTTEKKVMLLDFGLARAMNELGKVRTRISGTPYYMAPEQVRGGELDARCDLYSFGAVLFELFCNRPPFTEGDIGYHHNHTMPPDPRLHRSDLTPVMAWIVLKLLAKKPEDRFQSADELLQALKSLRDGSTPPGYVEPPAPG